TGGAAACCAACATCAATTCGCTTGTTAAAAACATACGTGGATATTTTTTCGGTTTATCGTCCCCTTCTGTGGTCGCCAATAAAGTCACGCGGTAATCTTCCCCCAAATCAAATGCTGATGGACACAATAAATTCCCGACGTTCTCAATAAACAACAAGTCTATTCCTTCGATATTGATATGATCCAAGGCTTGTAAGATCATCTGTGCCTCAATATGACACATTCCGCCAGTGACAATCTGCAATGCATTAATGCCTACCTCACGCATACGAACCGCATCACGTTCGGTTTCTGGATCACCCACCAAAACAGCAATATTCAGATCTTTGGCCAAACGTTTTCCCGTTTCTTGCATCAAGGTGGTTTTACCCGAACCCGGAGAAGAACATACATTGATCACACAAACGTCTTTCAGTCTATCGCGGATGGCTTTTGCGACAAAATCATTTGCTTTTAATAAATGTAGCGTTGTATTTTCACATTGAACCGAACCTACACGGTTACCTAAACTTTTAGGATTTGAAGTATTGTCTGACATGATAAACGATTTTAGTCTTGTTTAAAAATTACTTTTGATATATAGAGTTCATTCCCTTGAACAATTGTACTAGAAGCTTGTCCGCAATCACATACAAATCGATGAAAATGAACCGGGAAGTTTTTCTGACAATGTTCACAATATGCAATAATATCGTTTACAACGACTTCCATTTCCATATCTTGGTATTGCGTATTTTCGGCAATAAAAGCATCAAATGCATTTTGGATCAATACAGGCTGGACGTTGGATAACAACCCTGCTGTAACTTGAATTTTTTGAATATCATCTACCCTAGCCTCATAATGCGAGGTCAACGTATCAAAAATATCCTTTACTATACTTAGCTCGTGCATTGGTATATTTTAAGAAATAAATAAATTTAGAAAAGAAATGACAGCTTTCTTTGCTTCTATGATGTGAAGAAAAGCATATGCTTTAGCATGGAATTTTGATTTGCTCAAACAGCAAAAATCGAGCGATGGGTATATGCTCTAGATCAAGGGTATGTTCATACCGATAATCTTTCTGTTGTGGGGATGGCAGAAGTTCATGCCAAAGCAAATCAACCGTAACCAACCAGCGATCCATCAACCAATCTTGTGCCACTTCCACGTCCATTTCAGCAACAATGGATTGAAGCGATGGGTAAAGCGAACAGAATTGACTATGATCTTTATGAAAATGGACGATGCGTGTATGGTCCGCATGTTTTGACGATTTTTTTGAGGATAAAAGCGGGGATTCGACACTATCACTTTTCAGTACAAGACTGTTGTCATTTAAATTCTTAAATGATAACAACAGTGCTGCAAATAGAAAAATAAAGTGCTTCCACATAGCTTTAACCTAATAAAGTATCAAAGATTCCTTTGAAACCATTACAAAGTTACTACCGATCAAAGAAGAAAAAGTAGCACAAATCTTGAATTTTATTTCACAAAATAGGAAACACCCAAAGAAAATTCCATAATTCTTCATATATTAAATTAAAATTTGGTTAAGGTGAGATTAAAATGATATTAGAGGCAAAAATTGGTTCTTTTTTGGCTGCTATTGTCATTAAGTAAATTGGTTCATGTCGTGGGACCATAGCGATAAATATTGGTCATGTACATCGTAAAAAATCTGAACCAATCTTAGCGTCGGAGCAAAAGGTTAATTTCAGGGTTATCTGGATAAATTTAAAATAACAAGAAGCCAGGTTCGCGTCGGACCTGGCTTCTTGAAAAACTGATATTCTTAACAATTAGCGATGCAGATCAAAACGGTCTAACTCCATCACTTTAGTCCATGCCTTCACAAAATCTTGTACGAATTTATCTTTTGCATCGGCACTGCCATATATTTCAGCAACAGCTCTCAGTTCAGCGTTGGAACCAAAAACAAGATCTGCACGTCCGGCTTCCCATTTTTTAACACCAGATTTACGATCTGATCCTTCAAAAACTTCCCGGTCCGGAGAGATGGCTTTCCAAGCTGTTCCCATATCCAATAGATTGACAAAAAAGTCATTCGTCAATTGGCCTGGCCGATCTGTCATCACTCCTAATGCAGAACCATCAAAATTTGCCTGAAGAACACGAAGTCCGCCGATCAATACCGTTAATTCCGGAACAGATAGCGTGAGTGATTGTGCTTTGTCGATCAATAATGATTCCGTAGACACGGTATAAGCACCTTTACGGTAATTTCTAAATCCATCCGCAATTGGCTCAAGATAGCCCATGGATTCTACATCAGTCTGTTCCTGTGATGCATCCATACGCCCCGGATGGAACGGTACGTTGACAGCATGTCCAGCTGCACGAGCGGCCTGCTCTATCGCAGCAACACCACCCAAGACAATTAAGTCAGCCAATGAGATCTTCTTTCCGCCCTGTTGCTTTCCATTAAAGTCCTGTTGAATTTGCTCAAGCGCCGTAAGAACTTTTTGCAATTGTGCTGGATTATTGACTTGCCAATAACGCTGCGGAGCCAACCGTATCCGCGCACCGTTTGCACCACCTCTCTTGTCAGATCCACGGAAAGTAGAAGCTGAAGCCCAAGCGGTCGTTACGAGCTCTGCAGTGCTGAGCCCCGCGTTCAATAGGGCAGATTTCAATGTGTTAATATCATCAGCATCGACCAAAACATGATCGACAGCAGGAATAGGATCTTGCCACAATAATTCCTCAGCAGGAACTTCGGCACCTAAATAACGCTCTCGTGGTCCCAAATCACGGTGCGTCAATTTAAACCAGGCGCGAGCGAATGCATCAGCAAATGCGTCTTGATCTTCGTAAAATTTACGCGAGATCTTTTCATAAATTGGATCAAAACGCAAGGACAAATCTGTCGTCAGCATCGTTGGCCTACGTTTTTTAGTTGGATCAAAAGGATCTGGAATAGTCGAATCAGCTCCTTTGGCTACCCATTGATGCGCTCCTGCAGGACTCTTTGTTAACTCCCATTCATTTTCGAAGAGATTTTTAAAAAAGAGATTGGTCCATTCTGTCGGTTTCTGTGTCCAAATAACCTCCAAGCCACTCGTGATCGCATCTGCTCCTACTCCACTGCCATAGGTACTTTTCCAACCAAGCCCTTGTTGTTCAATGCCGGCTGCTTCAGGTTCTTTTCCGACATTGTCGGCAGGTCCTGCTCCGTGTGTTTTTCCAAACGTATGCCCTCCAGCAATCAAAGCGACAGTTTCCTCATCGTCCATCGCCATCCGACCAAAAGTATCCCGTATATCTTTTGCTGCAGCGATAGGATCTGGATTTCCGTCTGGTCCTTCCGGATTAACATAAATCAATCCCATCTGTACCGCTGCCAACGGTTTTTCAAGATTGCGCGAATGTTGTTTACCATCCGCATCATCATCGGCAGATAATACACCGTGTGATTCCACTACGCCTTCTGAACCATGAGCATAGCGTACATCACCACCCAACCATGTTTTTTCAGAACCCCAATAGACATCCAATTCAGGTTCAAAAGCATCCACACGTCCACCAGAATAACCAAAAGTCTTGAAGCCCATAGACTCTAAAGCAACATTACCTGTTAAAATCAATAAATCTGCCCAGGAGATATTTTTACCATATTTTTGTTTGATAGGCCACAACAGGCGACGCGCTTTGTCCAAACTCACATTATCAGGCCAGCTATTCAGTGGTGCAAAACGTTGTTGCCCAGACCCAGCTCCGCCTCGACCATCGCTTACCCGATAGGTTCCTGCACTATGCCAAGCCATCCGGATGAATAATGGTCCATAATGTCCAAAGTCAGCAGGCCACCAGTCCTGCGAATCGGTCATCAAGGCATGCAAATCTCTTTTTACGGCTTCTAAATCCAATTGTTTAAATGCTTCCGCATAATCAAAGCCCTCGTCCATCGGATTTGACTTGCTTGCGTGTTGTCTCAACAGATCTACACGAAGTCTATCTGGCCACCAGTCCTGATTTTGAGTTCCCCCTCCCGCAACGGCGTTGCGCATCGTACCATTATGAAATGGGCATTTGCTAATGTCTTTTTCGTTGTTGTCCATATGAAAAGAAAGTTTATTTATATAATATCTTAAGTGATCAAATTGTTTGACTCCCACTTTCATAAAATTACACAAATGAGATCCCACTTGTACATCGAATGATTCGATACACTATAATCAAAATCTATATACACAATATATAATTATATAAAATACTAAAAATCATCTTTTAATGAGCAGCTAGAATATGACGATTTTTGGAAGTCTGAAAAACAAAAGCGATTCTTTTACTATTCTATAATTAGGTTGTATCAAAAATATTGACCATGAATGAGCTATCCACATTTTTGGTAAGTGCTTTTATAGGCTTGAGTCTGGCTGCTGCTACCGGCTTCCGGGTTTTCATGCCGCTATTCTTATTGAGCCTTGGCTGTCGGCTTGAATTGTTCCAGGTTGGCAATGAATTGGCCTGGGCGGGCTCACCTATTGTTTTGGCAGCTACAAGCCTAGCCATGATCCTAGAAATAGCGGGATATTACATTCCTTTTATTGACAATATATTGGACAGCCTTTCAATTCCTCTCGCGACGATAGCAGGCACCTTACTTTTTGCCATACAGTTTGCAGATATTTCACCCTTTTTCCGCTGGGCCATGGCAATCATCGCTGGTGGCGGTACCGCGGCGACCATTAGCACAGCGCTAGCTGGCACCCGGGCAGTCTCGTCTGTTGGAACGGCAGGTTTTGGCAATTTTATGATCTCGACCATGGAAACCATCGGTTCAACCATTTTGACCATACTCGCCATATTTGTGCCCTTTATGGCAATTATAGTTGTTATAGGCCTATTCTATTTCTTTTGGCGATTTGGCAAAGAACAACTCAATAAAAAACTTAAAAGAACGGAGTAGCTTTCACAACATAACATCTAAATAAACTTCACACAGTGCCATACGAGCGACAATAAAGCCAAGCCTCACCAGCACAGGCGTAAGCAAATTTAGCGCAGACAAACCAACTAGGGATATTGTAAACATCTTATAGCCCTAGCTGATCTATAGCTGCGTAAACTCCAAATCCCTAACCTTTATACCTTTCAATCAAGCGAATACCTGGCAGGTATCATGTTATGCCTTTCGACAGTGTTTATTCAGTGCTCGTTCAGTGCTCGTTCAGTGATTGCTCAGTGATCGTTCAGTGTAGACTGAATAAACAATGACTGAGTACTGTTTAAAAAATGATTAAAAATTGTTGTTACCTACAATCTGGTATTAGTTTGTTTCCGTTTTGAAATTATCTTGATCTAGGCCCTTATTGAGCAATTATGGCACTCGTCAACAATCGAGACAAATTCCGGGAATACTTAGAAAAGTAGTACGGATATAAGGACCATAGCGCCAAACAGCAATTCGAAATTCGTTTACTGTTCACTGCTTTTGGGCACCGGTTGGTGGTAAATTAAGAGACAAAAAAAGGACAGCAAAATTCGATGCTGTCCTTTTTCAACATCAGCTCTTACGCTGATTTAAGGCTACGCACATCAGCAGCCTTGATGTGCGCCCAGATCAAAACTGGTTTTTACTAATCAATAACAACCTCTTGTGGCCGTTTTACTTTTTCAAGATCTTTTGGAAGGATAACCGTCAATACCCCATCCTCGAAACTTGCATGCACATTATCTGTAAGTACTTGTTCATTTAATTGGAATTCACGTTCAAATGCCAATCCATCCTGCTCTTTATAGATATAATCTATGGCATTGTCCTGGGTGTTTTCTGTACATGAAATCTTCAGTATCCCGTCATTTATGCTGACTTGGAATTGTTCTTTCTTACGTCCAGCGGCAAAAAGCTGCACTTCATAGAACTCTTGATTTTCGGCAATATTTACAGGAACAGCTTGCTGTACGCCAGCATTGTGCCCGGCTTCACCATCAAAAAACTGTTGTTGGAATTTTTCAAAGCGGTCTTTGAAATGTTGTCCGCAAAATTTATTATGATTTGAATATTCGCTGGTATAATGATTTCTTTTAAACATGTCTTTAATTTTTAATATTGAATAATACGTGTAAACTGATGTGGGATGAATTTCCTCGTCTTGCAATTTTTAACCTTAGTAAACTGGAACTATTGTTGCTTTCTTAGCACGTTTTTGCCCTTGTAATGGAACAATAGCGACCACTGTGTTATAATGACGGTGAACGTTCGGATATACCGGAGCCCTATCCATTCTGAATGCTTGTCTATCTCTTCTACGCATTCTTGCCGCGGCAAAGCTTCCTATACCAAAGAGAACTGTCCCAAACAACAAGAGTTTAAAGATCGTCCCAATAATCAATGTTGCTAATCCTGCTATTGCCGTAAGCACAATGAGGCGTGGCAATATAAATCGAAGTTTATTTTTCATTTGAATACATTTTTTTAAAAATGATTGCGGATTATATCTATTTTCAGCACATTGCACATAGAATTTTCCTAGATCATTTGTATGTTGTAATTAACTATTTGTTTTATCCAACATCCCTGCTGACAGATCCTCGCGTTCTGTTACTTGTTTACCATCAGGATATCGGCATAAAAAAAGGCGCCTTTATAGAAGAAGACGCCCAACAACAGTTTTTACTTTAAAATTTTTATTCTTTTTTTCAGAACCCGCATCGTCCTCCAAAACGACGCCTCCATTCTTCGCGCAAACGTTCTCTTTCCTCGTCGGAAAGATCTTCTCCTTTTTCCATCTGACGCGGAAAATCCCGTCGGAATCGGCCACCTCCCGGCTTACCGAAGCCCCTGCCGAACAAGATTTTCGACAAGACAAAGAGTCCCAGCGCCTGCCAATAGGTAATTGCTTTCAGATTGAAAATATCAACCATTAATGTATTCCACAAATATTGTAGTAATGCTACCAACAAAAAAACACCAACGATGATAGCGACAACCATAAAAGCGAATTTACCCTTCCGCTGTCTTTTCATTCTTCCATTCATAGCTTAATCCTTTTAAAATTTTAATTCTTCATACAAACTTCGCAACCGTATTCTCAGGTGCTTCACTGCATACCCTTTTCGGCTGATAATCGTCTTTAGGTTCTCATTTTCCATGACTGCAATTTCCTGAAGAGTTTTCTCTTCCAGTTCATTGAGCACAAAAACCCGACGTTGTTTTTCCGGCAATTCCTCCAATGCTTTCATCAGCTCATCCCAAAAGATATCCTTAAATAATTTTAGCTCAGGATTATTTGAGTCGTCAGCTAAAAGGAGCTGACGAATAGGAAACGTACTTTCGCTATCCTCGTCACCCGCTATAAGCTCATCAAGCGATTCACTTTTCTTTTTCCGGTAGCTGTCTGTAATCTTATTTCGTGTGACAGCATAGAGCCATGCTCCCGCATTCTCCAATTCGTCCATATTGGTCAAACGGCTAAATTGATACCAGACTTCCTGTAAGATATCTTCTGCATCCTCCGTTTTCTTTACCCTTCCCTTAACAAAACGTAGCAGCTGACTTCCATAAGTCTTAACGATATCCGTAAATGATCTGGAATTTTTTTCTGCCATATGATTTTGGTATGCAATGTCCATAGCAGCATAGACGAACTAGTCAAACTTTTACTTTAAATTATTTTCATGAATCTTTCTTCTTGCTGACTTCCACTTTCTGACCAATAAGCACACGTTCTCTACCGTCTTCTTTCGTATACGCTTTGTTAGGATAAAGATACGAGATAATCAGCTAATAGCTGATGCATTCAACCTACTTTATCAGGAATAAAACAAAACCTTCATAACTTCGCAGACACCAACAGCAATGAAAGCAAACTGAAGGTTCTTTCTGGCCAATAAGATCAGACACTTTCAGAAAAAAAATGATGCTGTGTGGTCTATTACTTCCACCGCTGCTGAATGACTTTACCTTTATCGGTAATAAAAATATAACGGTATGCAGGGAAACGCTGAATTAATTTTTTTCCTTCTTTCTCACCAAGTACCATGATTGAGGTACTGAGGGCATTTGCAATCTCGGCGGAAGGTCCATAAATCGTCACTGAAGTTAATCCCGTAGCTGGATAACCTGTCACTGGATTTATAATATGTGAATACCGTTTCCCATTGATCTCCGCGTATTTCTCATAGCTGCCTGAAGTTGCTACGGC
The Sphingobacterium multivorum genome window above contains:
- the katG gene encoding catalase/peroxidase HPI — encoded protein: MDNNEKDISKCPFHNGTMRNAVAGGGTQNQDWWPDRLRVDLLRQHASKSNPMDEGFDYAEAFKQLDLEAVKRDLHALMTDSQDWWPADFGHYGPLFIRMAWHSAGTYRVSDGRGGAGSGQQRFAPLNSWPDNVSLDKARRLLWPIKQKYGKNISWADLLILTGNVALESMGFKTFGYSGGRVDAFEPELDVYWGSEKTWLGGDVRYAHGSEGVVESHGVLSADDDADGKQHSRNLEKPLAAVQMGLIYVNPEGPDGNPDPIAAAKDIRDTFGRMAMDDEETVALIAGGHTFGKTHGAGPADNVGKEPEAAGIEQQGLGWKSTYGSGVGADAITSGLEVIWTQKPTEWTNLFFKNLFENEWELTKSPAGAHQWVAKGADSTIPDPFDPTKKRRPTMLTTDLSLRFDPIYEKISRKFYEDQDAFADAFARAWFKLTHRDLGPRERYLGAEVPAEELLWQDPIPAVDHVLVDADDINTLKSALLNAGLSTAELVTTAWASASTFRGSDKRGGANGARIRLAPQRYWQVNNPAQLQKVLTALEQIQQDFNGKQQGGKKISLADLIVLGGVAAIEQAARAAGHAVNVPFHPGRMDASQEQTDVESMGYLEPIADGFRNYRKGAYTVSTESLLIDKAQSLTLSVPELTVLIGGLRVLQANFDGSALGVMTDRPGQLTNDFFVNLLDMGTAWKAISPDREVFEGSDRKSGVKKWEAGRADLVFGSNAELRAVAEIYGSADAKDKFVQDFVKAWTKVMELDRFDLHR
- a CDS encoding hydrogenase maturation nickel metallochaperone HypA, which gives rise to MHELSIVKDIFDTLTSHYEARVDDIQKIQVTAGLLSNVQPVLIQNAFDAFIAENTQYQDMEMEVVVNDIIAYCEHCQKNFPVHFHRFVCDCGQASSTIVQGNELYISKVIFKQD
- a CDS encoding DUF4126 domain-containing protein — encoded protein: MNELSTFLVSAFIGLSLAAATGFRVFMPLFLLSLGCRLELFQVGNELAWAGSPIVLAATSLAMILEIAGYYIPFIDNILDSLSIPLATIAGTLLFAIQFADISPFFRWAMAIIAGGGTAATISTALAGTRAVSSVGTAGFGNFMISTMETIGSTILTILAIFVPFMAIIVVIGLFYFFWRFGKEQLNKKLKRTE
- the hypB gene encoding hydrogenase nickel incorporation protein HypB, with the protein product MSDNTSNPKSLGNRVGSVQCENTTLHLLKANDFVAKAIRDRLKDVCVINVCSSPGSGKTTLMQETGKRLAKDLNIAVLVGDPETERDAVRMREVGINALQIVTGGMCHIEAQMILQALDHINIEGIDLLFIENVGNLLCPSAFDLGEDYRVTLLATTEGDDKPKKYPRMFLTSELMLVSKADLLPYVPFSVDAVTKDAREVNPNLEVITISTLNGDGLDTWCDWLKERVQAKKDQYKALEVK
- a CDS encoding Hsp20/alpha crystallin family protein, which translates into the protein MFKRNHYTSEYSNHNKFCGQHFKDRFEKFQQQFFDGEAGHNAGVQQAVPVNIAENQEFYEVQLFAAGRKKEQFQVSINDGILKISCTENTQDNAIDYIYKEQDGLAFEREFQLNEQVLTDNVHASFEDGVLTVILPKDLEKVKRPQEVVID
- a CDS encoding RNA polymerase sigma factor — translated: MAEKNSRSFTDIVKTYGSQLLRFVKGRVKKTEDAEDILQEVWYQFSRLTNMDELENAGAWLYAVTRNKITDSYRKKKSESLDELIAGDEDSESTFPIRQLLLADDSNNPELKLFKDIFWDELMKALEELPEKQRRVFVLNELEEKTLQEIAVMENENLKTIISRKGYAVKHLRIRLRSLYEELKF